Proteins from one Leptonema illini DSM 21528 genomic window:
- a CDS encoding RNHCP domain-containing protein: MNYESDGFLSRKHSKKKKHSESSRSGLEQSVTAVQAVDGIVLRCDGRSARVSLPDGSITSCTLTDERPVAGDRVLVSPQGRIVRILESEGNLYRESTTGSRRIAAGVQHLLLFLPLEERRSTPVFIEAMQRQVQQLREQGMQMDLTLVVDSEAHEIDPSIPAIVRSSIVRSYEQRDRILDRLRGRRTALIGPSGSGKTTFLRWLQAEDESRQNDSRPSLATHDRNPHENPVGGPERAHAKPAIQRTSVIELFLFQGLQIIDMPGSDRPPLLLEEQSSEARAKAAQTKYVADESDYTFRCRHCGQLIGTAGAGTKNRNHCPHCLHSLHVDNDPGDRASLCRSVMEPISVWVRRDGEWALLHRCKSCGTIHSNRIAADDNETMLLSLAVRPLANPAFSLERLGAEAK, translated from the coding sequence ATGAATTACGAATCCGATGGCTTTCTTTCGAGAAAGCATTCGAAAAAAAAGAAACACAGCGAATCCAGCCGTAGCGGTCTGGAGCAGTCGGTCACGGCCGTGCAGGCCGTCGACGGCATTGTTCTTCGCTGTGACGGGCGCAGTGCACGCGTATCTCTGCCCGATGGATCAATCACCTCGTGTACGCTAACGGACGAACGACCCGTCGCCGGCGATCGCGTTCTTGTCTCGCCGCAGGGTCGGATTGTCCGCATCCTTGAATCTGAAGGGAATCTATACCGCGAATCTACGACCGGCAGCAGAAGAATCGCCGCCGGTGTGCAGCATCTGCTGTTGTTCCTGCCTCTGGAGGAGCGCAGGTCAACGCCAGTCTTCATTGAAGCGATGCAGAGACAGGTGCAGCAGCTTCGGGAGCAGGGGATGCAGATGGATCTCACGCTTGTCGTGGATTCAGAGGCGCATGAGATCGACCCATCCATTCCCGCAATCGTTCGTTCTTCTATTGTTCGTTCCTACGAGCAAAGGGACCGGATTCTCGATCGTCTTCGCGGACGACGCACCGCCCTGATCGGCCCGTCTGGCAGCGGCAAGACGACCTTTCTCAGGTGGCTACAGGCCGAAGACGAATCGCGGCAGAATGACTCACGGCCCTCTCTGGCAACCCATGACAGGAATCCTCACGAAAATCCTGTCGGGGGTCCAGAGAGGGCGCATGCGAAGCCTGCTATTCAACGCACCTCGGTCATCGAGCTCTTTTTGTTTCAGGGATTGCAGATCATCGATATGCCTGGCTCCGATCGTCCGCCATTGCTGCTTGAAGAGCAATCTTCAGAAGCGCGAGCAAAAGCGGCGCAAACAAAGTATGTGGCCGATGAGTCCGATTATACGTTCCGCTGCCGCCATTGTGGTCAGCTGATCGGCACGGCCGGCGCCGGCACAAAGAACCGGAATCACTGTCCGCATTGCCTTCATAGCCTGCATGTGGATAACGATCCCGGCGATCGCGCCTCGCTCTGTCGTTCGGTCATGGAGCCGATCTCCGTCTGGGTGCGCAGGGACGGAGAATGGGCTCTTCTGCATCGATGCAAATCTTGCGGAACGATTCACTCGAATCGCATCGCCGCCGACGACAACGAGACGATGTTGCTTTCGCTCGCCGTACGTCCGCTTGCGAATCCGGCGTTTTCGCTGGAGAGGTTAGGCGCAGAGGCGAAATGA
- a CDS encoding phosphoribosylaminoimidazolesuccinocarboxamide synthase, with protein MSELIPQPFYRGKVRDLYDAGEAMILVASDRISAFDVVFDEPVVGKGEILTGVSTRWFKHFRGGRTISQADDHRPLEQILDFDDHLITDQIEQFPEPYRNHEPFRNRAVLARKTQRVDFECVVRGYLAGSGWKDYQRTGAVCGHALPAGMQQGQRLPEPIFTPATKEDTGKHDENVTVDFMRQRVGAELTDRLEKISIALFREASAQMENVGILLCDTKFEFGLLDGRIVLIDEALTPDSSRFWDKALYRPGETAPGFDKQYIRDYLERTGWNKTPPAPPLPADVIEKTIGLYREIERRIQSVL; from the coding sequence ATGAGCGAACTGATTCCCCAGCCCTTTTATCGCGGCAAGGTCCGCGACCTGTATGATGCCGGCGAGGCGATGATCCTTGTCGCCTCGGATCGTATCTCAGCCTTCGACGTCGTCTTTGACGAGCCCGTCGTCGGCAAAGGCGAGATTCTTACCGGCGTATCGACGCGGTGGTTCAAACATTTTCGAGGCGGACGCACGATCTCGCAGGCAGACGATCATCGGCCGCTCGAGCAGATCCTCGACTTCGACGACCATCTGATCACCGATCAGATAGAGCAGTTCCCCGAGCCTTATCGCAACCATGAGCCGTTCCGCAATCGAGCCGTTCTGGCCCGCAAAACGCAGCGCGTCGATTTCGAATGCGTCGTACGCGGCTATCTGGCCGGTTCGGGCTGGAAGGATTATCAGCGCACGGGCGCCGTCTGTGGACATGCTCTGCCCGCCGGCATGCAACAGGGCCAAAGGTTACCCGAACCGATCTTCACTCCGGCGACGAAAGAGGATACGGGTAAACACGACGAAAACGTTACGGTCGATTTCATGCGACAGCGCGTCGGCGCGGAGCTGACCGATCGCCTTGAGAAGATCTCGATCGCTCTTTTTCGCGAGGCATCAGCACAGATGGAAAACGTCGGAATTCTGCTCTGCGATACGAAGTTCGAGTTCGGCCTTCTTGATGGACGTATCGTCCTGATAGACGAGGCGTTAACCCCCGATTCGAGCCGCTTCTGGGATAAGGCCCTGTACAGGCCGGGCGAGACCGCTCCGGGTTTCGACAAGCAATATATCAGGGATTATCTCGAACGCACGGGCTGGAATAAGACGCCGCCCGCGCCTCCGCTTCCGGCTGACGTCATCGAGAAAACGATCGGGCTTTATCGCGAGATTGAACGGCGCATTCAGAGCGTGCTCTAA
- a CDS encoding flagellar hook capping FlgD N-terminal domain-containing protein, with amino-acid sequence MEPVSSEQLRSQYLNTDRSVNIQDTLKQQQQLQEGGLDGIEIRQGAKNLGKDDFLKLLITQLSHQDPTQPVSDQQFIAQMAQFSSLEQMQNIATGISKMGERQAYGMVGKFVVGKDFATGEMVSGIAKALFYDNAGQAFLKVGGRAVHLNDVTLVGDASDFRRDVGGLGEAEQGPAQTAQPGVAPNANRPGTESQSSTPGVVPGSDPSTPETADPATSKTEASAQPDVGNDTASPQTQASPSQTDAPLVKEASSEKALIEKATQQPENHQVPAEKTDSTKEPKIERINSRMRSELERSYGYTASISSRSFAG; translated from the coding sequence ATGGAACCAGTATCATCAGAACAACTTCGCAGTCAGTATCTGAACACGGATCGCTCCGTGAATATTCAGGATACACTGAAGCAGCAACAGCAGCTTCAGGAAGGCGGACTCGACGGCATTGAGATCCGTCAGGGAGCGAAGAATCTCGGAAAGGACGATTTTCTCAAGCTGCTGATAACGCAGCTTTCGCATCAGGATCCGACGCAGCCGGTGTCAGACCAGCAGTTCATCGCTCAGATGGCACAGTTCTCGTCGCTTGAACAGATGCAGAATATAGCAACGGGCATCTCGAAGATGGGCGAACGTCAGGCCTATGGCATGGTCGGCAAGTTCGTGGTCGGTAAGGATTTTGCCACGGGCGAGATGGTGAGCGGCATTGCAAAGGCTCTTTTCTATGATAACGCCGGTCAGGCCTTTTTAAAGGTCGGAGGCCGCGCCGTCCATCTGAATGATGTGACGCTTGTGGGCGACGCCTCAGACTTTCGCCGTGATGTGGGCGGGCTCGGTGAAGCCGAACAGGGACCTGCGCAAACCGCGCAGCCCGGTGTAGCGCCGAATGCGAATCGACCCGGCACGGAAAGTCAGAGCAGCACACCTGGCGTTGTTCCCGGTAGCGATCCGTCGACTCCCGAAACAGCGGATCCGGCCACTTCGAAAACTGAAGCTTCAGCTCAGCCCGATGTCGGCAACGATACTGCTTCGCCGCAAACGCAAGCCTCTCCGTCACAGACTGATGCCCCTCTGGTGAAAGAGGCGTCGAGCGAAAAAGCCCTGATCGAAAAAGCGACTCAGCAACCGGAGAATCATCAAGTTCCCGCTGAAAAGACCGACAGTACGAAAGAGCCGAAGATCGAGCGGATCAATTCCCGCATGCGATCGGAGCTCGAACGCAGTTATGGTTATACGGCTTCGATTTCCAGTCGAAGCTTCGCCGGATGA
- a CDS encoding flagellar hook-length control protein FliK — translation MELQSVALAERTELPNLRPAKVRTESPSAFFEMLSARNAGEPMQSMVTAALPFESVEPSIPTGSDRLHEELSPARMPFDDHPTFNDRNDASSQDSDAQAAREEADRVATARREERAEEERATEEKHRKASEDASRSHTTNEESNQAADSNSVAGRTKKTAGESAAEEANTEANTEANTEAAEEAIQKKAANTETGETHVKPAAQSVAGGPASAQAEKAARTIEALVGSLSGTLRGETTKEAVAKASTGKGSNFQVIDAEARESISEVSGRSQQARKQGAAPDAASLQSGMRDRKADKSTDSADASLATGVAGRTKIDSEIQLGHIVTASVDAKADLKDRVILDSDKWNVVSTKPSRREMPKSENQDSGKGESQRDFKEPGLRFDALKALERPATAQELEKGVRSGLNELVKKANVQIGQQGNASAQIRMNPDHLGFMSVEMKVEQNRVVLKILVDREDVLEQLKKDLDVLRAEFGKSGLQIDSLSLKLRESFNTAFQSDTQDGKDFSFQGSDDQRRDERAQDRQDSASGYFESAFTTSEIEAIEPSRNEAIRPTHRERGQAGYESQLVMNFHQSTDHRSFRA, via the coding sequence ATGGAACTTCAGAGCGTTGCCTTAGCTGAACGAACGGAACTGCCGAACCTGCGCCCCGCAAAGGTGCGGACAGAGTCGCCGTCGGCCTTTTTCGAAATGCTTTCTGCGCGAAACGCAGGCGAACCGATGCAGAGCATGGTCACGGCTGCCCTGCCGTTCGAAAGCGTCGAGCCTTCAATTCCGACCGGTTCGGATCGTCTGCATGAAGAGCTTTCGCCCGCTCGCATGCCGTTCGACGACCATCCCACCTTTAATGATAGAAACGATGCATCGTCGCAAGATAGCGATGCTCAGGCTGCTCGCGAAGAGGCCGACAGAGTAGCGACGGCCCGACGCGAAGAGCGAGCCGAAGAAGAGAGAGCTACAGAAGAGAAACACAGAAAAGCGAGCGAAGATGCAAGCAGAAGCCATACTACAAACGAAGAGTCGAATCAGGCGGCGGATTCAAACTCCGTAGCCGGACGCACGAAAAAAACCGCCGGGGAATCGGCCGCCGAGGAAGCGAACACCGAAGCGAACACCGAAGCTAACACCGAAGCAGCAGAGGAAGCGATCCAGAAGAAGGCCGCGAACACTGAGACCGGTGAGACTCATGTAAAACCCGCAGCACAGAGCGTAGCCGGCGGGCCTGCATCCGCACAGGCAGAGAAAGCCGCTCGCACGATCGAGGCGTTAGTCGGATCGCTTTCCGGAACGCTGCGCGGCGAAACAACAAAAGAAGCCGTTGCGAAGGCCTCGACTGGAAAGGGCAGCAATTTTCAGGTGATCGACGCCGAGGCGAGAGAGTCCATCTCTGAAGTAAGCGGTAGATCGCAGCAAGCGCGCAAACAGGGAGCGGCACCTGATGCTGCCTCTTTGCAGTCGGGTATGCGAGATCGAAAGGCCGATAAGAGCACGGATTCCGCAGATGCCTCACTGGCAACCGGAGTCGCCGGCCGAACGAAGATTGATAGCGAGATTCAACTCGGCCATATCGTAACGGCATCGGTAGATGCAAAGGCCGATCTGAAAGACCGAGTTATACTTGATTCCGATAAATGGAACGTCGTTTCGACGAAACCCTCACGCCGAGAGATGCCGAAGTCCGAGAATCAGGACTCGGGAAAAGGCGAGAGCCAGCGCGACTTCAAAGAACCCGGACTTCGCTTCGACGCTCTGAAGGCGCTGGAGCGTCCTGCAACCGCACAGGAACTTGAGAAGGGCGTGCGTAGCGGCCTGAACGAGCTTGTCAAAAAGGCTAACGTGCAGATCGGGCAGCAGGGTAACGCCTCGGCGCAGATCCGCATGAACCCCGATCATCTCGGATTCATGAGCGTCGAGATGAAGGTCGAACAGAATCGCGTCGTTCTGAAAATCCTCGTTGATCGTGAAGACGTACTCGAACAGCTCAAAAAAGATCTTGATGTGCTTCGCGCCGAATTCGGCAAAAGCGGACTGCAGATCGACTCGCTGTCTCTGAAACTGCGCGAGAGCTTCAATACGGCATTCCAGAGCGATACACAGGACGGCAAGGATTTCAGCTTCCAGGGCTCTGACGATCAGCGGCGCGACGAGAGGGCTCAGGACAGGCAAGACAGCGCAAGCGGATACTTTGAATCCGCCTTTACGACGTCTGAGATCGAAGCGATCGAGCCGTCGCGAAACGAAGCCATCAGACCGACACACAGGGAGCGCGGACAGGCGGGCTATGAAAGCCAGTTAGTCATGAACTTTCATCAATCGACCGATCACCGGTCCTTTCGGGCTTAG
- a CDS encoding VOC family protein → MSENKLLRMDNVGIMVDDLKAMIAFFLELGLELEGETTVEGAWVDRIIGLTDAKCDIAMLRTPDGHSRIELSRFHRPKAIRSDEKAPVNTLGLRRLMFAVTDIDDVIVRLKRHGAELIGEVVNYEDIYRLCYLRGPEGIMIALAEQLGQKTVADILENAR, encoded by the coding sequence ATGTCTGAGAATAAGCTTCTGCGCATGGATAACGTTGGCATCATGGTCGATGATCTCAAGGCAATGATCGCTTTCTTTCTTGAGCTGGGCCTCGAGCTCGAAGGGGAGACAACGGTCGAAGGGGCCTGGGTGGATCGCATCATCGGTCTCACCGACGCTAAGTGCGACATCGCCATGCTACGTACGCCCGACGGGCACAGTCGCATCGAACTGAGTCGCTTTCACAGGCCGAAGGCGATCAGGTCAGATGAAAAAGCTCCCGTAAATACGCTCGGCCTGCGTCGCCTTATGTTCGCCGTCACCGACATCGACGACGTCATCGTTCGCCTTAAAAGGCACGGAGCCGAGCTGATCGGCGAAGTCGTAAATTACGAAGACATCTACAGGCTCTGCTATCTGCGCGGACCTGAGGGCATCATGATAGCCCTCGCCGAGCAGCTCGGCCAGAAAACCGTAGCCGATATCTTAGAGAACGCGAGATAA
- a CDS encoding M23 family metallopeptidase, with protein sequence MGKRIGRQVRDGIGSIPNRLDRKGRERLTIMFIPHGNDRVFTVHMNWHMIGFIAGSIVLSIFLSFYGYYVHREKAIEIEKQQELYGINYTAAYNIDKQASLLVKKQRQLRENLEEIARLTNFSSASLDLLPTSVSSREFGEQSLKKEVISRLAANTDYLHSTYVVAGLNSATNEDLFLLESLRFTVEKGYSVYNRMPLGRPIRAGYRDTSDYGIRVDPVSGAQMEFHSGLDMAGARGTPVEATAEGEVVTVMNWDAGYGNAVVIKHGFGFQTLYGHMERIAVRSGQRVVPGTIVGFMGSTGRVTGVHLHYEVWNGPSARTDPKPFVCAKDLSTARCRAFHAN encoded by the coding sequence ATGGGAAAACGCATCGGCCGTCAGGTCCGTGACGGCATCGGGTCCATTCCGAATCGTCTCGATCGTAAGGGTCGGGAGCGGTTGACCATCATGTTTATTCCGCACGGGAACGATCGCGTCTTCACCGTGCATATGAACTGGCATATGATCGGCTTCATTGCCGGCAGTATCGTGCTTTCCATCTTTCTCAGTTTTTACGGATACTACGTTCACCGCGAGAAGGCCATCGAAATCGAGAAGCAGCAGGAGCTGTACGGTATTAACTATACGGCTGCCTACAATATCGATAAACAGGCCTCTCTGCTTGTGAAAAAGCAGCGTCAGCTCAGAGAGAATCTCGAAGAGATCGCCCGCCTGACGAATTTCTCGTCGGCCTCTCTGGACCTGTTGCCCACCAGCGTCAGCTCGCGGGAGTTCGGCGAACAGTCGCTCAAGAAAGAGGTGATCAGCCGGCTTGCGGCAAACACCGATTATCTGCACTCCACCTATGTCGTTGCCGGCCTGAATTCGGCCACAAACGAAGATCTCTTTCTTCTCGAATCGCTGCGCTTCACCGTTGAAAAAGGCTACAGCGTCTATAACCGCATGCCGCTCGGCCGACCGATCCGCGCCGGCTATCGAGATACGTCCGATTACGGCATACGCGTCGATCCTGTAAGCGGGGCTCAGATGGAATTCCATTCCGGTCTTGATATGGCCGGTGCCCGCGGCACTCCCGTCGAGGCGACCGCCGAGGGCGAGGTCGTCACCGTCATGAACTGGGATGCAGGCTACGGCAATGCCGTCGTCATCAAGCACGGCTTCGGCTTCCAGACCCTCTACGGGCATATGGAACGTATCGCCGTGCGTTCCGGCCAGCGCGTCGTGCCTGGAACCATCGTCGGTTTTATGGGCAGCACGGGTCGCGTAACCGGAGTCCACCTGCACTATGAGGTATGGAACGGCCCCAGCGCGCGCACCGATCCGAAGCCCTTCGTCTGTGCGAAGGATCTCAGCACGGCTCGCTGCCGCGCCTTTCATGCGAACTGA
- the lysS gene encoding lysine--tRNA ligase, with translation MSEQHNDQFETRLEKLQKVQEKGYQPYLTSFDRKDEVQAILTLDPGTYSDTMKLAVAGRIRAKRMMGKAGFLQIEDDTGRMQFYVRRDDEGIDFDIVKALDLGDIVGLTGFPFLTQTGEKTIHATSVVLLAKCLRPLPVVKEADGKVFDAFTNKEQRYRMRYVDLIVNPEVRQTFILRSRIIAYVRSFLQNEGYLEVETPMMQTIPGGATARPFVTHHNALDMQLFLRIAPELYLKRLLVGGFPKVFEVNRNFRNEGISYKHNPEFTMLEVYQAYGSMNSMMELCERLVTGACMEVHGTLKIPYGDETIDLTAPWERLGYFESIEKFGKVTLDAGMDRKMAIDAAVAAGHAAHLFKECRSVWDVADVLFDETVEPNLIQPVMITKYPKEISPLARSNPEDPRFVDRFEPYVAGREIGNAFSELNDPFDQKARFQEQVALREAGDEEGGYMDLDYVRALEYGMPPAGGMGIGIDRLVMLLTNSHSIRDTILFPLMRPEEGEADD, from the coding sequence GTGTCTGAACAGCATAACGATCAATTTGAAACCCGCCTCGAGAAGTTGCAGAAGGTACAGGAAAAGGGATATCAGCCCTATCTGACCTCCTTCGATCGAAAGGACGAGGTGCAGGCCATCCTGACGCTCGATCCGGGCACGTACTCCGATACGATGAAGCTGGCCGTTGCGGGGCGCATCCGCGCGAAGCGCATGATGGGCAAGGCCGGATTCCTCCAGATCGAGGATGATACGGGCCGTATGCAGTTCTATGTGCGTCGGGACGACGAAGGCATCGATTTTGACATCGTCAAAGCCCTGGATCTCGGCGACATCGTCGGATTAACGGGCTTTCCCTTTCTCACACAGACAGGTGAAAAGACGATTCACGCCACTTCGGTCGTTCTGCTTGCGAAGTGTCTGCGTCCGCTGCCCGTCGTCAAAGAGGCCGACGGCAAGGTCTTTGATGCCTTCACCAACAAAGAGCAACGCTACCGCATGCGCTATGTTGACCTCATCGTAAACCCCGAAGTCAGGCAGACGTTTATTCTGCGATCTCGTATCATCGCCTACGTACGTAGCTTCTTACAGAACGAAGGGTATCTCGAAGTCGAGACGCCGATGATGCAGACGATTCCCGGCGGTGCGACAGCCCGTCCGTTTGTCACGCATCACAATGCGCTCGATATGCAGCTCTTTCTTCGTATCGCCCCCGAGCTCTATTTAAAGCGATTGCTTGTCGGCGGATTCCCGAAGGTGTTCGAGGTAAACCGCAACTTCCGCAACGAAGGCATCAGCTACAAGCATAACCCCGAGTTCACGATGCTCGAGGTCTATCAGGCCTACGGGTCGATGAACAGTATGATGGAACTTTGCGAGAGGTTGGTTACGGGCGCCTGTATGGAGGTGCACGGAACTCTTAAGATCCCGTACGGCGATGAGACGATTGATCTGACGGCGCCGTGGGAGCGCCTCGGTTATTTTGAGTCGATCGAGAAATTCGGCAAGGTTACCCTTGATGCAGGCATGGATCGCAAGATGGCCATCGATGCCGCCGTCGCCGCCGGCCATGCGGCGCATCTTTTTAAAGAGTGCCGCTCCGTGTGGGATGTCGCCGACGTGCTCTTTGACGAAACGGTGGAGCCCAATCTGATCCAGCCCGTGATGATCACGAAGTATCCGAAAGAGATCTCGCCGCTTGCCCGTTCCAATCCCGAAGATCCGCGCTTTGTCGATCGTTTCGAGCCCTACGTCGCCGGACGCGAGATCGGTAACGCCTTCTCTGAGCTGAACGATCCCTTTGATCAGAAGGCACGCTTTCAGGAGCAGGTCGCCCTGCGCGAGGCCGGCGATGAAGAGGGCGGCTATATGGACCTCGACTATGTGCGTGCGCTTGAATATGGCATGCCTCCGGCCGGCGGTATGGGCATCGGCATCGACCGTCTGGTTATGCTTCTCACGAACAGTCATTCGATCCGCGATACGATCCTCTTTCCACTCATGCGACCGGAAGAGGGCGAAGCCGACGACTGA
- a CDS encoding YkgJ family cysteine cluster protein: MFESLKSLIHRTAATAHPLSRDTEQHYVAGKSSDGQKIPHSVSMLQVQQALEDEAFRWSCTACGKCCRGPGVVYFTAEDLENIRAALKLSDAKWERLHTRLVQRRKNGLFLHQTAKACALLGKDGKCTVYEVRPLQCRTFPFWTSNFESRESYEWLKDFCPGVKKGDGEEFSLRTIVVETNRTEDGFARLQPPGSKTLYL, from the coding sequence ATGTTCGAATCGCTAAAATCTCTGATCCATCGCACCGCTGCGACCGCACATCCGCTTTCGCGCGACACCGAGCAACATTATGTCGCGGGCAAATCCTCTGACGGGCAGAAAATCCCGCACAGCGTCAGCATGCTGCAGGTTCAGCAGGCCCTTGAAGACGAGGCCTTTCGCTGGAGCTGCACGGCCTGCGGTAAATGCTGCCGTGGGCCTGGAGTCGTTTATTTCACGGCCGAAGATCTTGAGAACATCCGCGCAGCGCTCAAGCTTTCCGATGCGAAGTGGGAGCGACTGCACACCCGACTCGTACAGAGGCGCAAGAACGGGCTCTTCTTGCATCAGACGGCGAAGGCCTGCGCCCTGCTCGGCAAAGACGGCAAATGCACGGTCTACGAGGTACGCCCGCTTCAGTGTCGCACCTTCCCGTTCTGGACGTCGAATTTTGAAAGCCGCGAGAGCTACGAATGGCTGAAGGATTTCTGTCCGGGCGTGAAGAAGGGCGACGGAGAGGAGTTTTCTCTGCGCACAATCGTCGTCGAAACGAACCGCACCGAAGACGGCTTCGCGCGATTGCAGCCTCCGGGCTCGAAAACCCTTTACCTCTGA
- the flgE gene encoding flagellar hook protein FlgE, producing the protein MMRSLYSGVSGLKNHQVRMDVIGHNVSNVNTHGYKAERVNFMDLISQEIAGASEPKENIGGINSQQVGLGALIASIDKIMTQGSLQTTGKNTDVAVSGEGFFVIRDGNKQFYTRAGFFNIDRDGYYVHPGTGLRVQGWNSRTDDKGNSYINSSATVEDIRIPLYQKKPAKATTEVVYESNLNQAVEIVPADATAEQIRDFIEGPADKRRGHATTINVYDPEGNKRELRLEFWKTGENRWTGRVNMENATQVSVNVTGPGNVDTAVPGNDRFELGFSSDGRLVSVSDGSDTLNDGKLQLQLSYRIPGNPEPQTINLNMGESGEVKGITQYASSFTTRAKEQDGFPMGYLEAFSIDNTGTIVGTYSNGVKEPLARIALATFTNPAGLTKEGETKFAYSMNSGDPNIGEAGIAGRGKINAGLLEMSNVDLSDQFTDMIVTQRGFQANSRTITTTDQMIQEVLGLKR; encoded by the coding sequence ATGATGCGCTCGCTTTACTCCGGTGTTTCCGGATTGAAGAATCACCAGGTCCGGATGGATGTCATCGGGCATAACGTCTCGAACGTAAACACGCACGGCTACAAGGCCGAGCGCGTGAACTTCATGGACCTGATCAGTCAGGAAATCGCCGGTGCATCCGAACCGAAAGAGAATATCGGGGGAATCAACTCGCAGCAGGTCGGCCTCGGGGCTCTGATCGCTTCGATTGATAAAATCATGACGCAGGGCTCGCTGCAGACGACCGGCAAGAACACTGACGTCGCCGTCTCGGGCGAAGGCTTTTTCGTTATCCGTGACGGGAACAAGCAGTTTTATACACGTGCCGGATTCTTCAACATCGACCGTGACGGCTACTACGTGCATCCGGGCACGGGCCTTCGCGTGCAGGGCTGGAATTCGCGCACCGACGATAAAGGCAATTCCTACATCAACTCATCGGCCACAGTAGAAGACATTCGCATTCCTCTGTATCAGAAGAAGCCGGCAAAGGCCACGACCGAGGTCGTCTACGAATCGAACCTGAATCAGGCCGTCGAGATCGTGCCCGCCGATGCCACAGCCGAGCAGATCCGCGATTTCATCGAAGGACCGGCCGATAAGCGCCGAGGACATGCGACGACGATTAACGTCTATGATCCTGAAGGCAACAAGCGAGAGCTGCGCCTGGAATTCTGGAAGACGGGCGAGAACCGCTGGACGGGCCGCGTGAATATGGAGAACGCCACGCAGGTGAGCGTGAACGTAACGGGTCCAGGCAATGTCGATACGGCCGTTCCGGGAAACGATCGCTTTGAACTGGGCTTCTCAAGCGACGGACGTCTTGTTTCGGTAAGCGACGGATCAGATACCCTGAACGACGGCAAGCTCCAGCTCCAGCTTTCGTATCGCATTCCCGGTAACCCTGAGCCGCAGACGATCAACCTGAATATGGGCGAATCGGGCGAGGTAAAGGGCATTACGCAGTATGCCTCGTCGTTCACGACACGGGCAAAAGAGCAGGACGGCTTTCCGATGGGATACCTCGAAGCCTTCAGCATTGATAACACCGGAACGATCGTCGGCACCTATTCGAACGGCGTCAAAGAGCCGCTCGCTCGCATCGCCCTTGCCACGTTTACAAACCCGGCCGGATTGACGAAAGAAGGCGAGACGAAGTTCGCCTATTCGATGAACTCGGGCGATCCGAACATCGGCGAGGCAGGCATCGCAGGAAGAGGCAAGATCAACGCCGGATTGCTTGAAATGTCGAACGTTGATCTTTCGGATCAGTTCACCGACATGATCGTCACGCAGCGCGGCTTTCAGGCGAACTCGCGGACGATTACCACTACCGATCAGATGATTCAGGAAGTTCTCGGATTGAAACGATAA